In Tripterygium wilfordii isolate XIE 37 chromosome 15, ASM1340144v1, whole genome shotgun sequence, one DNA window encodes the following:
- the LOC119980071 gene encoding binding partner of ACD11 1-like: MSVKTVKVSNVSLGATERDLKEFFSFSGDIEYVELQSDTERSQIAYVTFKDAQGAETAVLLSGATIVDLSVTITLAEEYKLPPAALAPPVTEKETPAGAQSALRKAEDVATSMLAKGFMLGKDTVNKAKTFDEKHQLTSTASAKVSSIDKKIGLSEKISIGTTVVSDKVREVDQKFQVSEKTKSAYAVAEQKVSTAGSAIMKNRYVLTGASWVTGAFHRVAQAAGDVGQKTKDKVGMAEDEQKRKMVDDFAQVHLSDSPKASEHSSQHPSKPEPAQGLIL, translated from the exons ATGTCG GTAAAAACTGTTAAAGTCAGTAATGTTTCTCTAGGAGCAACTGAGAGAGATCTTAAGgaattcttttctttctctggtGATATTGAATATGTTGAGCTGCAGAG CGACACAGAgcggtctcaaattgcatatgTTACCTTCAAGGATGCTCAAGGAGCAGAAACTGCCGTTCTTCTCTCG GGAGCAACCATAGTTGATCTGTCAGTTACCATAACTCTGGCTGAGGAATACAAGCTGCCACCTGCTGCCTTAGCACCCCCT GTAACTGAGAAAGAAACTCCTGCTGGTGCCCAGTCTGCTCTGCGGAAGGCAGAGGACGTGGCTACTAGCATGCTTGCTAAGGGTTTTATGTTAGGGAAAGATACAGTCAACAAAGCAAAGACATTTGATGAGAAACACCAGCTAACCTCAACGGCCTCTGCTAAGGTTTCTTCCATTGACAAGAAAATAGGGCTTAGTGAGAAGATTAGCATTGGAACAACTGTTGTGAGTGATAAAGTCCGGGAAGTTGATCAGAAGTTCCAGGTATCAGAGAAAACAAAATCAGCATATGCAGTTGCTGAGCAGAAAGTTAGTACTGCTGGATCTGCCATAATGAAAAACAGGTATGTGTTAACTGGGGCTTCATGGGTGACCGGTGCTTTCCATAGGGTAGCACAGGCAGCTGGGGATGTCGGCCAGAAGACAAAGGATAAAGTGGGGATGGCTGAAGATGaacagaaaaggaaaatggTTGATGACTTTGCTCAGGTTCATCTCTCTGATTCACCTAAGGCATCTGAGCATAGTTCACAGCATCCTTCCAAGCCTGAACCTGCTCAAGGTCTGATACTTTGA
- the LOC120016634 gene encoding uncharacterized protein LOC120016634, with product MQRQSLGSPVTKLHSHGGAKTDTLLNEDLKRKDLPSPIVLTDNDVVEERKAAKPRRFSTSPQSPPPKPEKLVHLIPVLTLFCFLVLYLFSHTPAPSDLAQFNGFHPSSKHIDSTEISNIHRFTDLRRSDVLAIRSLRNLQDASKRTPTYRLHRKIADF from the exons ATGCAGAGACAGTCTTTGGGCTCACCAGTCACCAAGCTCCACAGTCATGGAGGAGCTAAAACTGACACTCTCTTAAACGAAGACCTGAAGCGCAAAGACTTGCCATCTCCAATAGTGCTCACCGACAATGACGTCGTCGAAGAACGCAAAGCTGCAAAACCTCGCCGATTCTCAACATCGCCTCAATCACCGCCTCCAAAACCTGAGAAACTCGTCCACCTCATACCTGTTCTCACTCTTTTCTGCTTCCTCGTCCTCTACCTGTTCTCTCACACTCCCGCTCCGTCAG ATTTGGCTCAGTTCAACGGATTTCATCCCTCCTCGAAGCATATAG ATTCGACCGAAATTAGCAATATCCACCGCTTTACTGATCTCCGGCGAAGCGATGTTTTGGCGATTCGAAGTCTCCGGAACTTACAAGATGCCAGCAAACGGACTCCGACATATCGCTTGCACCGGAAAATCGCCGATTTCTAG
- the LOC120016633 gene encoding uncharacterized protein LOC120016633, whose product MVLWEITLATAYFLGIQRTYKLALRIQRRVITPKHPKTRQFVQRRIRAIFDVAVSVHQNIQQRDIEVGRNLGNWILRWLDRMKPSAEIRGPMKAIDGNWNVTMTKQATNPLQVKSNGGSQTSSKGNSGRHLFASSANLFAKPFPTISMMIRRPWPAGNMNHFRHFSAWEPDMLKSNYGRQGSEGVFREDIMQWMLRN is encoded by the exons ATGGTGCTATGGGAGATTACATTGGCAACTGCGTACTTCTTGGGGATTCAACGGACTTACAAACTCGCTTTGAGGATCCAACGCCGCGTTATAACCCCTAAACACCCCAAGACCCGTCAGTTTGTTCAAAG GCGCATACGTGCGATTTTTGATGTAGCTGTTAGTGTTCACCAGAACATACAACAGAGAGACATAGAGGTTGGCCGAAATCTCGGTAATTGGATTCTGCGATGGCTTGACCGAATGAAACCATCTGCTGAGATCCGTGGTCCTATGAAAGCCATTGATGGAAACTGGAATGTAACCATGACAAAGCAGGCAACAAACCCCTTACAGGTGAAAAGTAATGGGGGCAGCCAAACATCTAGCAAAGGCAACTCTGGTAggcatctatttgcatcatCGGCCAATCTGTTTGCTAAACCCTTTCCTACCATTTCAATGATGATTAGACGTCCATGGCCTGCCGGAAATATGAACCATTTTCGGCACTTCTCCGCATGGGAACCTGACATGCTGAAGTCAAACTATGGAAGACAAGGATCTGAGGGAGTTTTCCGCGAGGACATAATGCAGTGGATGCTGCGGAATTGA